The Gemmatimonadota bacterium genome window below encodes:
- a CDS encoding PadR family transcriptional regulator, with amino-acid sequence MAEKQDVWQGTLSLMVLKTLQTMGPLHGFGIARQIEQASRDLLVVHYGTLYPALLKLEQEGYVAGKWGMSDNNRRAKFYSLTPAGARQLAKERREWEQTSRIIGWILNPEPA; translated from the coding sequence ATGGCCGAGAAACAAGACGTGTGGCAGGGCACCCTTTCTCTCATGGTGCTCAAGACGCTCCAGACGATGGGTCCACTCCACGGGTTCGGGATCGCGCGACAGATCGAACAGGCGAGTCGCGACCTCTTGGTCGTCCACTACGGGACTTTGTACCCGGCGTTGCTCAAGCTCGAACAAGAAGGCTACGTCGCGGGGAAGTGGGGAATGTCGGACAACAACCGTCGCGCCAAGTTTTACTCGCTCACGCCCGCCGGAGCGCGTCAGCTGGCCAAGGAGAGAAGGGAGTGGGAGCAGACCAGTCGAATCATCGGCTGGATCCTCAATCCGGAGCCGGCATGA
- a CDS encoding dienelactone hydrolase, with protein MKRLFLCLLLAFNGNVASAQPNRIDIVRPDAPELAAFGAYEIGVRTLALTDSGRPDILNARAGEPVPVYDRVLTVEVWYPAALAQGQVPGTEYTTITRNPDIMATLRGRAVRDAATSADGPFPLVIISHGYPGNRFLLSHLGENLASKGYVVASIDHRDSTYDDQQSFGSTLYNRAPDQRAVLNAIAGFTAEAGHFLNGVVDADHTAIIGYSMGGYGAVNNLGAGYSETGVTSGSAPPNRLLNDFAANNPEYRNTLDPRIKAGIPVGPWGMQTGFWDAAGLAGLTLPALFVAGDADATAGYENGVRALYEGAINSDRYMLVFKNAGHNAGAPIPLPVEFLDAANPQGATHYTDSVWDTVRMNNILQHFATAFLDLHLKGDTDKRGYLDLPEDGADAGQGGWKGFAGRGAVGLMMVRD; from the coding sequence ATGAAGAGACTCTTCTTATGCCTGCTTCTGGCCTTCAATGGGAACGTTGCCTCCGCGCAGCCCAACCGCATTGATATCGTGCGGCCCGACGCGCCGGAACTGGCCGCGTTCGGGGCGTACGAGATCGGTGTGCGGACCCTTGCGCTCACGGATTCCGGACGACCGGACATCCTGAACGCGCGTGCCGGCGAGCCGGTGCCGGTCTACGACCGAGTGCTGACCGTGGAAGTCTGGTATCCGGCAGCGCTGGCGCAGGGTCAGGTGCCAGGCACGGAATACACCACCATCACTCGCAATCCCGACATCATGGCCACGTTGAGGGGACGTGCGGTGAGAGATGCGGCGACCAGCGCGGACGGCCCTTTTCCGCTCGTGATTATTTCCCATGGCTATCCGGGAAACCGCTTTCTGCTGAGTCATCTGGGCGAGAACCTGGCGAGCAAGGGGTACGTCGTGGCGTCGATCGATCATAGGGACAGCACCTACGATGACCAGCAGAGCTTCGGCAGCACCCTATACAACCGCGCACCAGATCAGCGGGCCGTGCTGAATGCCATCGCGGGCTTCACGGCCGAAGCGGGCCACTTTCTGAACGGCGTCGTGGATGCGGACCACACCGCCATCATCGGTTACTCCATGGGTGGGTACGGCGCAGTGAATAACCTCGGTGCCGGCTACAGCGAAACGGGCGTCACTTCTGGCAGCGCACCACCCAACCGTCTGCTGAACGACTTCGCGGCCAACAATCCGGAATACCGGAATACGCTGGATCCGCGCATCAAGGCGGGAATTCCGGTCGGGCCCTGGGGGATGCAGACCGGCTTCTGGGACGCCGCCGGTCTCGCGGGGTTGACGTTGCCAGCCCTGTTCGTAGCGGGCGATGCCGACGCGACCGCCGGATATGAGAACGGCGTCCGGGCCCTCTATGAAGGGGCCATCAACAGCGATCGCTACATGCTGGTGTTCAAGAACGCCGGCCATAACGCGGGAGCACCTATCCCGCTTCCGGTGGAGTTCTTGGATGCCGCAAATCCACAGGGTGCCACTCACTACACGGATTCGGTCTGGGACACGGTGCGCATGAACAATATCCTGCAACACTTCGCCACCGCGTTTCTGGACTTGCACCTGAAGGGAGACACCGACAAGCGCGGCTACCTGGATCTGCCGGAAGATGGCGCTGACGCCGGCCAGGGAGGGTGGAAGGGCTTTGCCGGGCGCGGTGCCGTGGGCCTGATGATGGTTCGCGACTGA
- a CDS encoding penicillin acylase family protein, with amino-acid sequence MDASRSRRRTGAALLLLVAGCATALAPDQTRVSTGGGANPPIPLPDVAGQVEIRRTTYGVPQILAENLRAAAFALAYVQLEDYGPGIIEGLQAARGRMALVEGRDRVDADARSRLRHARAVETFPLLHEDTREIYQGFAEGVNHFIRANNADLPEWMRPDFTAYDVLARDVAWPSEGAMNSFRARIEASPDTPPLLVENGGAWLPLSTAGTPTDAPLDGFALLVEEAQDDQNVGSNAWALAPSRTTSGNAILLRNPHLAWTAGYYEAHVRVPGKLDFYGDYRIGGPFTVIGGFNPFLGFATTNNSTRPHEFYAFRAHPELTDYLLVDDAAIPLKREVVTVEVREGDAILTETREFLTSPFGPVVHRAGGFVYVFRPAANGEYRAGEQWLRMMQATNLEEWRNAMDIQARTTSNFTYADRDGNILYVWVSAPPALPHPAGGDSLAILATRTDQVWADLVPFDSLPQVLNPPGGYVHNENDSPHFANLNAVLDHSFSFWVQDPAFRLRSQHAAELLHNERVFSLEDVVETKHSMRMLLADRVKDDLMAAVARTSPTGEVAAALDLMSAWGNDVAPGSRGALLFETWWSRYNSLMDDEEPHAVPWNEEEPATTPRGLADPVRAAEAFVWAVPETARRFGSWDVAWGEVHRVRRGEVDVPVGGCGGALGCFRVLNFTTAEDGKRVVNGGDGWVIAVEFGEQPRAYSVLGYGQSPDPESPFHANQAAMFAAGEMKPVLWSEAEIEGATVYRYHPGEEW; translated from the coding sequence ATGGACGCATCACGATCCCGACGTCGGACCGGCGCCGCACTTCTTCTCTTGGTCGCCGGGTGCGCGACCGCCCTAGCCCCGGACCAAACGCGGGTGTCGACCGGCGGTGGTGCGAACCCGCCCATCCCCCTCCCCGACGTGGCCGGGCAGGTGGAGATCCGGCGGACCACGTATGGCGTCCCGCAGATCTTGGCCGAGAACCTCCGTGCGGCCGCGTTCGCTCTCGCTTACGTGCAGCTCGAGGACTACGGGCCGGGCATCATCGAGGGTCTTCAGGCCGCACGGGGGCGGATGGCGCTCGTCGAGGGGAGAGATCGGGTGGATGCGGACGCACGTTCCCGCCTGCGCCACGCACGCGCCGTGGAGACCTTTCCTCTACTGCACGAGGACACCCGCGAGATCTACCAGGGCTTCGCCGAGGGGGTGAATCACTTCATCCGGGCGAACAACGCCGACCTGCCCGAGTGGATGCGCCCGGACTTCACCGCCTACGACGTTCTCGCTCGCGACGTGGCGTGGCCGAGCGAGGGGGCGATGAACAGCTTCCGCGCGCGGATCGAAGCGAGCCCAGATACCCCGCCCTTGTTGGTCGAGAATGGGGGCGCCTGGCTCCCGCTTTCGACGGCAGGCACCCCGACCGACGCGCCCCTCGATGGTTTCGCCCTTCTTGTGGAGGAAGCACAGGACGACCAGAACGTCGGATCCAACGCCTGGGCCCTTGCGCCGAGCCGGACCACCAGCGGCAACGCGATTCTGCTCCGCAACCCCCATCTCGCATGGACGGCGGGCTATTACGAGGCCCACGTACGGGTGCCCGGGAAGCTCGACTTCTATGGCGACTACCGGATCGGCGGGCCCTTCACCGTCATCGGCGGCTTCAACCCCTTCCTCGGCTTCGCGACGACCAACAATTCGACGCGCCCGCACGAGTTCTACGCATTCCGGGCGCATCCGGAGCTGACCGACTACCTCCTGGTGGACGATGCGGCGATTCCACTGAAGCGCGAAGTAGTGACGGTGGAGGTGCGCGAGGGCGACGCGATCCTCACGGAAACGCGCGAGTTCCTGACCAGCCCATTCGGCCCGGTTGTGCATCGAGCCGGTGGCTTCGTTTACGTCTTCCGGCCGGCCGCGAACGGCGAGTACCGTGCGGGCGAGCAATGGCTCCGGATGATGCAGGCGACGAACCTGGAGGAATGGCGGAACGCCATGGACATCCAGGCCCGAACCACGTCGAACTTCACCTACGCCGACCGGGACGGAAACATCCTCTACGTCTGGGTCTCCGCGCCACCGGCGCTCCCCCACCCGGCGGGCGGGGATTCGCTCGCGATCCTGGCCACCCGCACGGACCAGGTCTGGGCCGACCTCGTGCCCTTCGATTCGCTGCCGCAGGTGCTGAATCCGCCCGGCGGATACGTGCACAACGAAAACGACTCGCCCCACTTCGCCAACCTGAACGCCGTTCTCGACCACTCCTTCTCCTTCTGGGTCCAGGACCCGGCATTCCGGTTGCGCAGCCAGCACGCGGCCGAGCTCCTTCACAACGAGCGGGTTTTCAGCCTCGAGGATGTGGTCGAGACCAAACACAGCATGCGCATGCTGCTCGCGGATCGGGTCAAGGACGACCTGATGGCTGCAGTGGCTCGCACCTCCCCCACAGGAGAGGTCGCCGCCGCCCTCGATCTCATGAGCGCGTGGGGCAACGACGTTGCTCCGGGGAGCCGCGGGGCGCTTCTCTTCGAGACCTGGTGGAGCCGCTATAACTCCCTCATGGATGACGAGGAACCCCACGCGGTCCCTTGGAACGAGGAGGAGCCGGCCACGACTCCACGCGGCCTCGCGGACCCGGTTCGCGCGGCCGAGGCCTTCGTTTGGGCGGTGCCGGAGACGGCACGTCGGTTCGGGAGCTGGGATGTGGCATGGGGTGAGGTGCACCGGGTGCGCCGAGGCGAGGTAGACGTCCCCGTCGGAGGGTGCGGCGGAGCGCTCGGTTGCTTTCGCGTGCTCAACTTCACGACCGCGGAAGACGGAAAGCGCGTCGTAAACGGTGGGGACGGCTGGGTGATCGCCGTCGAGTTCGGCGAGCAGCCGCGCGCCTATTCAGTTCTGGGTTACGGGCAGAGCCCCGATCCCGAGTCTCCCTTCCATGCCAACCAGGCCGCGATGTTCGCCGCCGGTGAAATGAAGCCGGTCCTCTGGAGCGAGGCCGAGATCGAGGGCGCGACGGTGTACCGCTACCACCCCGGGGAGGAATGGTGA
- a CDS encoding D-aminoacylase encodes MRWRVGLVAALLLGGCADEPYDLVILNGTIVDGSGGAPFQADVGIRGEQIATIGSLANATATVVLDATGLHVAPGFIDVHSHAGGGLATEELSTAHALLAQGITTVVINPDGGGSIDQAAQRGRLLEHGLGVNVAQLVPHGSIRSEVLGQSDREPTAEELDRMKEMVRAGMEEGAFGLSSGLFYTPGIWSTTKEVIEMAKVAAPYGGVYSSHIRDEADYGIGVVAAVDEVIRIAREAGLPGIVGHIKALGPNVWGASVEMIANIEAARAEGVQVWADQYPYDASSTGFVAALVPDWAREGGSLLERMADPPTAARIREGVAENLARRGGGDRIMFRGTGPLAGRTLADVAAERGLNDLDGAIALIQEGASPGIISFNMQEEDIVRFMGQPWTMTSTDGDLTAFGEGVPHPRNYGTFARKIRLYVREAGVIDLQTAIRSMSGLAAEVFGMEHRGAVREGAIADLLVFDLDRVNDPATFDDPHRYSEGMVHVLVNGALAIDGGQFTDALAGQVLHRGGAALSYPRTE; translated from the coding sequence ATGCGATGGCGTGTGGGGCTCGTCGCCGCGCTCCTCCTGGGCGGCTGTGCCGATGAGCCGTACGACCTGGTGATTTTGAACGGAACGATCGTGGATGGGAGCGGGGGCGCGCCCTTCCAGGCCGACGTTGGGATCCGGGGCGAACAGATCGCCACGATCGGGTCGCTCGCGAATGCGACCGCCACGGTCGTGCTCGACGCCACCGGGCTCCACGTCGCGCCCGGCTTCATCGACGTCCACTCCCATGCGGGGGGCGGACTCGCGACGGAAGAGCTGAGCACGGCGCACGCGCTTCTTGCCCAGGGCATCACGACGGTCGTGATCAATCCGGATGGCGGCGGCTCCATCGATCAGGCCGCGCAGCGCGGACGACTCCTCGAGCATGGGCTCGGAGTAAACGTGGCGCAGCTCGTACCGCACGGCTCGATCCGGAGCGAGGTGCTCGGTCAGTCGGACCGCGAACCGACGGCTGAGGAACTGGACCGGATGAAGGAGATGGTGCGCGCCGGGATGGAAGAGGGCGCGTTCGGCCTTTCGAGCGGCCTCTTCTACACGCCCGGGATCTGGTCTACGACCAAAGAGGTCATCGAGATGGCGAAGGTGGCGGCCCCCTATGGCGGCGTGTATTCGAGTCACATCCGCGACGAGGCGGACTATGGCATCGGGGTCGTGGCCGCGGTGGACGAGGTCATCCGGATCGCCCGGGAGGCAGGGCTCCCGGGCATCGTCGGACACATCAAGGCGCTCGGTCCCAACGTGTGGGGCGCTTCCGTGGAGATGATCGCCAACATCGAGGCGGCGCGCGCCGAAGGCGTGCAAGTCTGGGCCGATCAATATCCGTACGACGCTTCGTCCACGGGGTTCGTTGCCGCGCTCGTCCCCGACTGGGCGCGCGAGGGGGGGAGTCTGCTCGAACGCATGGCGGATCCTCCCACTGCCGCCCGCATTCGCGAAGGAGTCGCGGAAAACTTGGCCCGGCGAGGCGGGGGAGACCGCATCATGTTCCGCGGCACGGGGCCGCTGGCGGGGCGAACGTTGGCCGACGTCGCCGCCGAGCGCGGGCTGAACGACCTCGACGGAGCCATCGCCCTGATTCAGGAGGGAGCCTCGCCCGGAATCATCTCCTTCAACATGCAGGAGGAGGACATCGTCCGCTTCATGGGTCAGCCCTGGACGATGACCTCCACCGATGGAGATCTCACGGCGTTCGGCGAGGGGGTCCCGCACCCCCGCAACTACGGCACCTTCGCGCGCAAGATCCGGCTCTACGTGCGGGAGGCGGGCGTGATCGATCTTCAAACGGCGATTCGGAGCATGTCCGGGCTCGCCGCCGAAGTCTTCGGAATGGAGCATCGGGGCGCCGTCCGAGAGGGAGCGATCGCGGACCTCCTGGTATTCGACCTCGACCGCGTCAACGACCCGGCGACCTTCGACGACCCGCACCGCTATTCGGAGGGCATGGTCCACGTGCTCGTGAATGGCGCACTCGCGATCGACGGCGGCCAGTTCACCGATGCCCTCGCGGGACAGGTGCTGCACCGAGGAGGCGCGGCCCTTTCTTATCCACGGACCGAATAG
- a CDS encoding PadR family transcriptional regulator — protein MTPDNSSFLPGTLELIVLKLLRSEPTNGYDLTLRIQAITKDVLQVNAGSLYPALYRLEERGLLRATWKETEAGRRAKVYSLTAAGRAHLAEQRESWERFAAAVGSILRAR, from the coding sequence ATGACCCCCGACAACTCCTCGTTCCTTCCGGGCACCCTCGAGCTCATCGTCCTGAAGCTCCTGCGGAGCGAGCCGACCAACGGCTACGATCTGACCCTGCGCATCCAGGCGATCACGAAAGACGTCTTGCAGGTGAACGCCGGCTCCCTGTATCCGGCTCTCTATCGGCTCGAGGAGCGAGGTCTCCTGCGAGCCACCTGGAAGGAAACGGAGGCCGGGAGACGCGCGAAGGTATATTCGCTCACGGCCGCCGGACGCGCGCATCTGGCCGAGCAGCGCGAGAGTTGGGAACGATTCGCGGCGGCAGTCGGCTCGATTCTGCGGGCGCGGTGA